In the Pseudonocardia sediminis genome, CACCATCCGGGCGCGCACGACGACGTCGGCGCCGGCGAGCGGGTCCGGCTCCGGGGAGCGCAGCCCGGCCGCGACGTTGCTGCCCGAGTCCGGGAACTGCAGCTCGGCACCCGCGGCCAGCGCGGCCTCCGGGTCGGTGACCGCGGGCAGCGGGTCGTAGTCGACCTCGACGAGCTCGGTGGCGTCGACGGCGGCGGCCTTCGACTCGGCGACGACCATCGCCACCGCCTCGCCGACGAACCGCACGCGGTCGGTGGCCAGCGGCGGGCGCGGCATCGCCTCGTTGAGCACCATCAGACCGTGGTGGGACGGCAGCTCCAGGTCGGCGGCCGTATAGACGGCCAGCACCCCCGGTGCGGCCTTCGCCCCGGCCGTGTCGATGCCGGTGATCACCCCGTGCGCCAGGGGTGAGCGGACGAACGCGACGTGCGCGAGGCCGGTCACCCGCAGGTTGCCGACGTAGGTGGTGGCGCCGGTGATGAGGTCGTGGTCCTCGACGCGTCGGACGGATGTTCCCAGGATCGAGCCAGGCATGAGACCCACGTTAGCGCCCGGCCCCGACACTGTCGCGCGCAAACGGAGGACCCTTCGTTTAGCGGCGGTCGCCAGGTCCGTCGCCGGGCCGGAGGTCCGGGTAGCGTCCCGGGCCATGCCCGAGTTCCACCACACCGACGTGCTCCCGCTCGGGGCCGACGAGACCGAGTACCGCGAGCTCGACCTTCCGGCCGGGGAGACCTTCTCCGCCGGAGGCCGGACCTTCCTCGAGGTCCCGCCCGCGACCGTGACCGGCCTCGTCCGTGCCGCCGTGACCGACATCCAGCACCTGCTTCGGCCGTCGCACCTGGCCCAGCTCCGCTCCATCATCGACGACCCGGAGGCCTCCGGGAACGACCGTTTCGTCGCGACCGACCTGCTGCGCAACGCCTGCGTCTCGGCCGGTGGCGTGCTGCCGATGTGCCAGGACACCGGCACCGCGATCGTCGTCGGGAAGCGGACCGAGACCGTCCTGACCGGCGGGGACGACGAGGCCTCGGTCTCGCGCGGGATCTTCGAGGCCTACCAGGAGCTGAACCTGCGCTACTCGCAGATGGCGCCGACGACGTTCTGGGACGAGAAGAACACCGGCACCAACCTGCCCGCGCAGGTCGAGCTCTACACCAAGCCCGGCCGGGACCCGTACTACGAGTTCCTGGTGCTGGCCAAGGGCGGCGGCTCGGCCAACAAGACGTTCCTCTACCAGGAGACGAAGGCGCTGCTGAACCCCAAGCGCCTCGCCGCGTTCCTCGACGAGAAGCTGCGCAGCCTGGGCACGGCCGCCTGCCCGCCGTACCACCTGGCCGTCGTCGTCGGGGGCATGTCGGCGGAGTACAACCTCAAGGTCGCCAAGCTCGCCTCGGCCCGCTACCTCGACGGGCTGCCCACCGAAGGGTCCCCGCTGGGACACGCGATCCGCGATCCCGACCTGGAACAGCAGGTCCTGGAGCTGACCCGCAACTTCGGCATCGGCGCCCAGTTCGGCGGCAAGTACTTCTGCCACGACGTCCGCGTGATCCGGCTGCCGCGCCACGGCGCCTCGCTGCCGGTGGGCATCGCGGTGTCCTGCTCGGCCGACCGCCAGGCCAAGGCCAAGATCACGCCGGCCGGGGTGTTCCTGGAGCAGCTCGAGCGCGACCCGGCTCGCTATCTGCCCGACACCGAGAACGAGCAGCTCTCCGACGACGTCGTGCGGGTCGACCTGAACCGCCCGATGGACGAGATCCGCGCCCAGCTCTCGTCGCTGCCGGTGAAGACCCGGCTGTCGCTGACCGGGCCGCTGGTCGTGGCGCGCGACATCGCGCACGCGAAGATCGCCGAGCGTCTCGACGCCGGCGAGGAGATGCCGCAGTACCTGCGCGACCACGCGGTCTACTACGCCGGACCGGCCAAGACCCCGGAGGGTTACGCATCCGGATCGTTCGGGCCGACCACAGCCGGGCGGATGGACTCCTACGTGAAGCAGTTCCAGGAGGCCGGCGGATCACTGGTGATGCTGGCCAAGGGCAACCGCTCGAAGCAGGTCGTGGACTCCTGCGCCGCGAACGGCGGGTTCTACCTGGGCTCGATCGGGGGCCCGGCCGCGCGCCTGGCCCAGGACTGCATCCGCAAGGTCGACGTCCTGGAGTACCCAGAGCTGGGGATGGAGGCCGTCTGGAAGATCGAGGTCGAGGACTTCCCGGCGTTCGTCGTCATGGACGACAAGGGCAACGACTTCTTCGCCGACACCTCCGCCCCGACCCTGCAGGTCTCCTTCCGGACCTGACCGCCCCGTTCCCGCGCCACCGGGCTGCACGAGAGGAGCTCTCGTCCCGCCCGGTCGCGCGAGCGGAGCTCTCGTCCAACCCCGTCGCGCGAACGGAGCCCCCGTCCAACCCCGTCGCGCGAGCGGGGCTCTCGTCCGCCTCCGTCGCGGGCCTCGGCCCACGCGGCGACGGTGGTGGGCTCAGCGCAGGCGACGGGGGCCCGCGTCGTCGCGGCTCGGAGGCGGGCCCAGGGTCAGACGGGCACCGGTGACGAACGCGCCCTGCGGCGAGGCCAGGATCGGGTCCAGGGCCAGCGACCGCACCTGTGGGATGTCCTCGGTGAGCTGCCCGACGCGCAGCACCAGGTCCTCCAGCGCGTCCATCCGGACCGGCTCGGTGCCCCGGTACCCGGTGAGCAGCGGCGCCGCCCGCGGGGCCCGGACCAGGCGGGCCGCGTCGTCGGTGGACACCGGCAGCACCCGGTAGGCGTGGTCGTCGAGCAGCTCCGTGGCCAGCCCGGAGAGCCCGAACGACAGCAGAGAGCCGAACGAGGGGTCGTCGACCACCTCGAGCATGCACGACGTGCCCTTGGGCGCCATCGCCTGCACGTAGACCTCGTCCGAGCCGGTGAGCAGGGCCAGCTCCGCGTGCGCGGTGCGGACGGCCTCGGCCGAGCCGAGGTCGAGCCGGACGCCGACGAAGTCGCTGCGGTGCCGCCAGCGCTGCCCGACGGCCTTCAGCACCACCGGGAACCCCAGCTCGCCGGCCGCCTCGACGGCCGCGTCGGCCCCGTGCACGGTGCGGAACGCGGTGACGTCGATGCCGTAGCAGCCCAGCAGCTCGACAGCCTCGTCGTCGGTCAGGGTGTGCTCGCGCTCGCCGCCCAGGGACGTGACCAGGGTGCGGGCCCGTGCGGTGTCGATGCCCTCGGGCACCACGAACTCCCCGACCGGCGTCTCGCGCCACTCGGCGTAGCGGGTGACGCGGCCCAGTGCGGCCGCCGCCCGCTCGGGGCTGGCGTAGCTGGGCACCGAGCCGCGCCCGGGTGACCCGTCCGGCCCCGGGACGGAGAGCTCGTGCGGGATGCCCTCGACGGCCAGGAACACGGCGCTGACCGGGATGCCGGCGCCGTCGGCGACGTCGCGCAGGGCGTGGGCGTAGTCCGCGCCCGGCATCGCGACCGGCGGCACGAACACCGCGATCAGCGCGTCCGGGGCGTCCGGCCCGCGCAGCGCGCCCTCCACCCCGGCCGCGAACTGCTCCGGCGACGCAGCCGTGCCGACGTCCACCGGGTCCCCGGCCAGCTCCAGCCCCTCGTCCAGCAGACCGTCGGTGACCAGCAGGTTCAGCGCCGTCGAGTTGCCGACGACGGCGACGCGACGCCCGGCGGGCAAGGGCTGGTAGGCCAGCAGCAGGGCGGTGTCGAACAGCTGCGGCAGGGTCTCGACCCGGATCACGCCGGACTGCTCGAACAGCGCCTCGACGCTGGCCTCGTCGATCGGCGGGGAGATCGCGGCCAGCGACGGCACCGGCGCCGTGTGCCGGCCGCTCTTGACCGCGACCACCGGCTTCGTCCGGGCCAGACGGCGGGCGACCCGGGCGAACTTGCGCGGGTTGCCGAACGTCTCCAGGTAGAGCAGCACGACGTCGGTGTCCGGGTCGGTCTGCCAGTACTGCAGCAGGTCGTTGCCGGAGACGTCGGCGCGGTTGCCGGCCGAGACGAACGACGACAGGCCCAGCCCGCGGGACCGGGCGCTGGCCAGGATCGCGGTGCCGAGCGCGCCGGACTGGCAGAAGAACCCGGTCCGCCCGTGCCCGGGCAGCTTGGGGGCCAGCGTGGCGTTCAGGCGCACCGCCGGGCTGGGGTTGGCCACCCCGAGCGCGTTCGGCCCGACCACCCGCATGCCGTGCGAGCGGGCCTCGGTGACGAGGCGGCGCTCGGCGACGGTGCCGCCGCCCCCGGCGTCGGCGAACCCGGAGCTGATCACCACCAGCACCTTCACGCCCTTGGCCAGGCAGGAGTCCATGACGTCGTCGATGCCGGCCGCGGGCACCGCGACCACGGCGAGGTCGACCTCGTCCGGGATGTCGATCACCGACGGGTAGGCGCGCACGCCGCGCACCGACCGGGCGTCCGGGTTCACCGGGTAGACCGGGCCCGTGAACCCGGTGGAGAGCAGGTTGGTCAGGACCGCGTGCCCGATCTTCGACTCGTCGGCCGACGCGCCGATCACCGCGACCGAGCCGGGGTGGAGCAGGTTGGCCACGCTGCGGGCCTCGGCCGCCTGCTCGCGGGAGTCGCGGACCGCGATCGAGCGCTCCGTCGGGTCGATGTCGAACTCCAGGTGCAGCACACCCTCGGCGAACGCCCGGGTGACGCCGTACCCGGCCTCCCGGAACACCCGCACCATGGCGTGGTTCTCCACCAGCACCTCGGCCTCGAACCGGCTCAGCCCGTTCTCCCGCGCCGCCGCGGCCAGGTGCTCGAGCAGGATCGAGCCGAGCCCGCGGGCCTGGTGGTCGTCGCGCACCACGAACGCCACCTCGGCCGAGACGACGGGCTCGTCGGGCTTGCCGAGTCCCTCGTAGCGGCCCACCGCGACGATCTCCCCGCCGAGCAGGGCCAGGAACGCGACCCGCTTGCGGTGGTCGACCTCGGTGAACCGCTTCAGGTCCCGCTCCGAGATCCGTGGGTAGGGGCCGAAGTAGCGCAGGTAGCGGGTCCGGTCGGAGAGCTTGGAGTGGAAGACGAGCAGGTCCTCGGCGTCGTCGGCGGTGATCGGGCGCAGGTGCACGATCCCGCCGTCGGAGGCGACGACGTCGGCCTCCCAGTGCCGCGGGTAGGACTCGGGCGTCTTCTCCGGCCGGGTGCCGTCCAGGGCGAGCTTCCCCAGCGGCGGCATGGCCGGGGTCGGGTCGGGGCCGGGAGGGCGGCCGGGGTCGGGAGGTCCGTCGGCGGGCATGGGTGTCAGTCCCGGGGGTCGTCGGGGTCGAGGCCGTGCAGCGGGAACACCGCGCGGCGGGTCTCCAGGATCGTGGGGTCGACGCGGTCGGCGCCGTCACCGCCCCACGGGGTGAACGCCGGGTCGGCGTTGTCGGTCATCGCCACCGGCAGCGGGGCCCGGGTGTGCGTCGCGGCGCGGGCGATCCAGTCCGCGGGCAGCGGGCGGTCCGGGTCGATGTCGCGGTCGAGCACGACGGCGAGCAGGTGCGTCCAGGACCGGGGCACGACGCGGAACAGCGCGTACCCGCCACCGCCGAGCACCAGCCACTTGCCGGCGGCCGTACGCTCGGCCAGGTCGCGCAGGGAGTGGTAGATCGCCCGGTGCCCGTCGACCGAGAGCTCCATGTTGGCCAGCGGGTCCTCGGAGTGGGTGTCGGCCCCGCACTCGGTGACCAGCACCTGGGGCTGGAACTTCTCCAGCAGCGACGGCACGACGCCGTGGAACGCGCGCAGCCAGCCGGCGTCGCCGGTGCCGGGCGGGATCGCGAGATTCACCGCGTACCCCTCGCCGTCGCCGCGGCCGATCTCGCCGGCCCACCCGGTGCCGGGCCACAGCGTCAGCGGGTGCTGGTGCAGCGAGATCGTCATCACCCGCGGGTCGTCGTAGAACGAGGCCTGGACACCGTCGCCGTGGTGGACGTCGACGTCGACGTAGGCGATCCGCTCGTAGCCCTGCTCGAGCAGCCAGGCGATGGCGACCGAGCAGTCGTTGTAGACGCAGAAACCCGCGGCCCGGTCGGGCATCGCGTGGTGCAGCCCGCCGGCCAGGTTGACCGCGCGGTCCGCGCGGCCCTCGTGGATCTCGCGGGCGGCACGCACCGAGCCGCCGGCGATCAGGTTCGCCGCCTCGTGCATCCCGAAGAAGATCGGGTTGTCGGCGGTCCCGAGGCCGTGCCCGACGCCGAACGGCGCCTCCGGGGCAGACCGCACCGCGGTCTGGTAGCCGGGCGTGTGCACCCGGGTCAGCTCGGCCTCGGTGGCGGGCTCCGGGGCGATCAGGTCGACGTCGTCGAGGACGCCGAGCTGACGCGACAGCTCCATCGTCAGGTCGAGCCGGACCGGGTTCAGGGGGTGGTCGTCGGAGAGCTGGTAGGTCAGGAACTCCGGGGTCCACACGACCGACGTGCGCGGATTCATGGGCCGGACCGTAGGCGAGGAAGGCCTCTCCCGGCCATCGTCCCCGCTCACGGCGCGTTCCCCGCGGACGTGGGCCCGTCCGGCTCCGGGCCGGTGGCGGCCGGGCGCGCGGGGTCCGAGCTCCACTCCGACCAGGACCCCGGGTAGAGCGCGGCGGGTGCGTCCGGGGAGGTGACGCCCGCCTCCTCCAGGGCCAGGACCAGCGAACTGGCGGTGACGCCGGACCCGCAGTAGACGCCGACGGCCGTCGGATCCGTCACACCCGCGGACCGGAACCGGTCGGCGAGATCGGACGGGGACAGCCACCGGCCGTCCGCGCCGACGTTGCCGGCGAAGGGCACGTTGCGCGCCCCGGGGATGTGCCCGGCCCGCGGGTCGACCGGTTCGGTCTCGCCGCGGTAGCGGGCCCCGGCGCGGGCGTCGAGCAGCACGCCGCGACGGGCCAGCGCCGCGGCGCCGTCGGCGTCGAGGACCGGCATGGCGCCCGGGCGCACGACGACGTCGCCGGGGACCACGGCGGGTTCGGGGGCCCGATCGGCCTCGGCCACGGCCTCCCCGGCGAGCGGCAGCCCCTCGGCGGTCCAGGCGGCGAACCCGCCGTCGAGCACCCGCACCCGGTCGGCCCGCAGCCCTGACCAGCGCAGCAGCCACCAGGCCCGGGCCGCGGCGGAGCCGTCCGCGTCGTCGTAGGCCACCACGGCGGAGTCATCCCCCACCCCGGCCCGGCGCAAGACCTCCTGCAGCGCCGCCGGGTCCGGCAACGGGTGCCGGCCGCCGCCGCCGGGCCCACCGGTGGTGGCGGCGGGGGAGGCGAGCTGGGCGCCCAGGTCGACGAACACCGCGCCGGGGATGCGCGCCGCAGCGTGGTCGGGCCCGGCGGGAGGGCCCATGAGGCGCCACCGGACGTCGAGCACGACGGGGTGCGGGGCCCCGGACCCGGCGGTGCCGCTGGTGTTCGCGACGGACCCGCTGGTACTCGCGGGGGTTCCGCTGGTGTTCGCGAGGATCCCCAGCTCGCGGGCCAGAAGTACGGGCGTGATCAGATCGGACACAGATCTCATCCTGCCCCGGAAGGTCGCGGCGTGCCCGTGACGTTGCACGTCTAGACTGGGGAACGACCGAAGGGGCCCGAGTTGAACGAGCTCATCGACACCACAGAGATGTATCTGCGGACCATCTACGAACTCGAGGAGGAAGGCGTCGTCCCGCTGCGTGCGCGGATCGCCGAACGCCTCGGGCAGAGCGGACCCACCGTGAGCCAGACGGTGGCCCGAATGGAGCGTGACGGGCTGGTCGTCGTGGCCGGCGACCGGCACCTCGAGCTGACCGAGGACGGGCGCGGGCGCGCCGTCGCGGTGATGCGCAAGCATCGCCTCGCCGAGCGCCTGCTGATCGACGTCATCGGCCTCGAGTGGGAGCTGGTGCACGCCGAGGCGTGCCGCTGGGAGCACGTCATGAGCGAGGACGTGGAGCGCAAGCTCGTCCGGCTGCTCGACAAGCCGACCGTCTCCCCGTACGGCAACCCGATTCCCGGGCTGGAGGACCTCGACCTGGCCGAGAACGAGGTCTCGACCTCGGCGTCGGTGCCGCCCACCCTCGAGGTCGGGCTGCAGCGTCTCGACGAGTTCGCCCGCCGCGGCGGCGGGAAGGTCGAGATCCGGCGGATCGCCGAGCACGTCCAGGTCGACCCCGACCTGATGGGCGAGCTGAAGCTGGCCGGGATCGTCCCCGGTCACTCCGTGGACGTGCAGCCGATCCCGCGCTTCGGCGACGCCGTACCGGTGCACGCGGAGGGCGAACCGGCCTCGGTGGCCCCGCTCGTCGCACACGCGGTGCTGGTCCGGGCGCAGTAGGAGGAGTACGTGAAGCTGCTCGTCACCGGCGGGGCGGGGTACGTCGGGAGCGTCTGCGCCGCGCACCTCGTCGAGACCGGCCACGAGGTCGTGGTGCTCGACGACCTGTCGACCGGGCACCGCGACGCCGTGCCGCCGGGTGCCCGGTTCGTCGAGGGCGAGCTGGGCGCCGCGGCGGGCGACGTACTCGCCGAGGGCTTCGACGGAGTCCTGCACTTCGCCGCGCGCTCGCTGGTCGGCGAGTCGGTGCAGCGCCCGGAGCTGTACTGGCACGGCAACGTCGTCGCCTCGTTCCGGCTGCTGGAGGCGATCCGCGCGCACTCCACCCCGCGGCTGGTCTTCTCCTCCACCGCGGCCACCTACGGCGAGCCGGAGCAGGTCCCGATCCCGGAGACCGCTCCGACCCGCCCCACCAACCCCTACGGGGCCAGCAAGCTCGCGATCGACCACATGATCAGCTCGTACACCGCGGCGCACGCCCTGGCCGCGACGAGCCTGCGCTACTTCAACGTGGCCGGCGCGCACGAGGCGTTCGGCGAGCGGCACGCCGTGGAGACCCACCTGATCCCGCTGGTCCTGCAGGTCGCGCTGGGCACCCGGGAGTCGATCTCGGTGTTCGGCGACGACTGGCCGACCCCGGACGGCACCTGCGTGCGGGACTACATCCACGTCGACGACCTGGCCGACGCGCACCTGCTCGCCCTGCAGTACGCCGTGGCGGGTGAGCACTCGATCTACAACCTCGGCAGCGGGCAGGGCTTCTCGGTGCGTGAGGTCATCGAGGCGTGCCGCGCGGTGACCGGGCACCCGATCCCGGCCGTGACCGCACCCCGTCGCGCCGGCGACCCGGCCGTGCTCGTCGCCGCCGGTGACCGGGCCGCGGAGCGCCTCGGGTGGAAGCCCAGCCGGACCGACCTGGAGCGCATCGTCGGCGACGCCTGGGCGTTCGCCCACAAGCGGGCCTGACGGCGGCACCGACCCGGAGCCCGTCATCGGGGCGGCGCTCCGTAGGCCTGTTCCAGCAGCCTTCGCAGCGGGCCCGGTCCGGTGACCTGGCGCAGCATCAGGTCCACGATCCGGGCCAGCCGGTGTGCTCCGAACGCCTCCAGGGCCCGTTCCACGGCGATCGCGGCCAGGGCACCGTCGCCGCGCAGCAGCGCGCAGACCGCGAACAGCGCGGCCGGTTCGGCGCACTCCGGGGCGGGCATCGACCGGGACAGCGCCGCCCACAGCTGCTCGGCGTGCGGTGCGTCCGGGCCGAGGCAGAGCCGCACGGCGGCGTCGCGGACCGCGGGCACGTCGAACGCCGCGCAGAAGCCCAGCACGGTCCGGTCGTCCACGACCAGCCGGCACCGGGCGGCCTCGTCGATGCAGTGCGCCAGCAGCGCCAGGTGCTCGGCGGTGCGGTCGGGGCCCGGGTCACCGCCCGCCGCGGCCCGGGTACCGGCCCGGTCGAGCTCGGCGGCGCGCAGCCCGGCCCGCCGTCGCAGTGCGGTCTCGCCGTCGGCGGCGAGCACATCGGCCAGTGCGGCCCGGTCCGGCAGCACGACCGATCCGCGCCGGACCGCGGCGGCGGCCGCCGACGTGGCGGCCGGGTCGGGCAGCACCCCGGTGCAGCCGCAGCGCTGCCCCGGCAGGTCGAAGCAGGCCCACCGGTCCCCATGCCCGGTGCCGGCCGCCCACACGAGGACCTGCGGCTCGATCCCCGCCTCGACGAGCATCGTCTGCACGGCGGCGGCCACGTCGCTGCGGTAGGGCCCCGGGGATCCGGCCACACCGGCCTGCACCACGACGACGGCGGCACCGGACGGGTTGTCGGTGGCCAGCGCACCGACGGCATCGGCGCAGACGTGCCCGACGTCGTCCGGTCTCGGGAGGTCGACCCGGACGGTGAGCCCGACCCGCCGCCCGTTCGCCCCGCCGAAGGAGACCAGCAGCAACGAGTCCCGCGGGTGGAACCCGATCAGGACCGGCAGGGACGCGACGAGGTCCCCGGTGCCGCTGACACGCACCACCGCACCGAGGGCCGCCTCGGCGCCGACGAGCTCGGCGAGGTCGGTCGGGCCACGGAGCCCGTCGAGCCGGTCGAGGTCGGCGCGGTCGTCGGGGGTGAGGAGATCGGGCGGTGCCGGGGAATCGGCCGGGGCAGGAAGATCGGGCAGGGCGGGGAGATCGGGCGGGGCAGGGAGATCGGACGGGGCCGGCGGATCGGGCGGCGGGCCGGGCGCGGGGTCGTCGGGAGGTCGGGGGGTGCGCGGATCGGTGGTCATGGCGGTCGATGGTGCGGACCGCCCCCGACGACCGGGCCCCGTTGATCCGGACGGTTGTGCACGGGGGTGCCCGGAACCGGGCCGTGCGGCCGTGTTGTGGACCGACGCCCGGCGACCGGCCCAGCGCGGCACCGGATCGTCGGTGCCCGGTGGCAGACTCCGGGCGGGAGGTTCCGGGCGGGAGGTCCGGGCCCTGGGAATGGACGGCTCAGCGGCCGCTGCGCACCCGTGGCAGACCCTTGCGCCACGCCGAGAACGACGACACCGGCCCGGTGTGCGGGCGGTACAGCCACCGCCACGGGTGCACCTCGGCACACCGGACGTCGGTGTGCAGTCGCCGGAACCCCGGGACCGGGGCGAACGTGACGGCGACCGGCTCCTGCCCCAGCTCGGCCCGGACCACGCCCCGGTGCACGCGCACCTCGCGGCGTGTCGCCAGGTCGGCCAGGGTCTCGGCGAGGAACACCAGCCGCTTGCCGGACAGGTTCAGCCGCCGCAGCAGCGGCTCGTCGAACACGAACACCGCGGGCAGGCCCGGGTGCGCGGCCAGGGCCGGGTCGGCGTCGCCGAGCGACTCCGCGGTGAGCCACACCGCGGACGGGTCGCCGTCGAGCACCGGCTCGGACGGCCCGGCGGTCCGCTCGGGGTCGGGGTCGGTGCGCAGCAGCGGCTCGCGTTCCGGACGCGGGTCGGGCCGCGGGGCGTCGGAGGCGGCGGGCCACTGCTCGATCGGGCAGTCGTGCGACAACGCGCAGGTCCCGCAGATCCCGGGTGCGCGCTTGCGGACCTGCCAGCGGGAGAACCCGTAGGCCTTGCCGGTCCCGGAGCCGATCGTGCCCTGCCAGCCGAGCCGGTTCGCCGCCCGCGACCCGTCGAGCAGGTGGACGAAGAACTCGTCCTCGCCGGCCGTCCACTCGGCGCCGGCGCGCACCGTCCACTGCGACGACATCCACATCCGCGTCTGGTTCACCAGCCAGCCGTCGGTGTGCAGCTCGGTGGTGCACGCCTTGATGCAGGCCATGTCGGAGGGCCACGGCTCGTCCCAGGCCCGGGTCTCGCGGGCCGGGGCGTCGCGCAACGCCGCCGACATCCGGGTCCCGACCCGGGCGTAGAGGTGGCGGGCGTACTCCTGCCAGGCCAGCTCGTCGCGG is a window encoding:
- a CDS encoding FAD-binding domain-containing protein, yielding MLLPTPEPGPDAARDWVRTHLGDLCRDEPEPSPAFRGGQTAADAALAGLDVTGYAARRNEVAPRERRGATRLSPWIRYGLIDLPTAWAAAADAPPRDRTKFRDELAWQEYARHLYARVGTRMSAALRDAPARETRAWDEPWPSDMACIKACTTELHTDGWLVNQTRMWMSSQWTVRAGAEWTAGEDEFFVHLLDGSRAANRLGWQGTIGSGTGKAYGFSRWQVRKRAPGICGTCALSHDCPIEQWPAASDAPRPDPRPEREPLLRTDPDPERTAGPSEPVLDGDPSAVWLTAESLGDADPALAAHPGLPAVFVFDEPLLRRLNLSGKRLVFLAETLADLATRREVRVHRGVVRAELGQEPVAVTFAPVPGFRRLHTDVRCAEVHPWRWLYRPHTGPVSSFSAWRKGLPRVRSGR
- a CDS encoding metal-dependent transcriptional regulator, with amino-acid sequence MNELIDTTEMYLRTIYELEEEGVVPLRARIAERLGQSGPTVSQTVARMERDGLVVVAGDRHLELTEDGRGRAVAVMRKHRLAERLLIDVIGLEWELVHAEACRWEHVMSEDVERKLVRLLDKPTVSPYGNPIPGLEDLDLAENEVSTSASVPPTLEVGLQRLDEFARRGGGKVEIRRIAEHVQVDPDLMGELKLAGIVPGHSVDVQPIPRFGDAVPVHAEGEPASVAPLVAHAVLVRAQ
- a CDS encoding DUF4192 domain-containing protein, coding for MTTDPRTPRPPDDPAPGPPPDPPAPSDLPAPPDLPALPDLPAPADSPAPPDLLTPDDRADLDRLDGLRGPTDLAELVGAEAALGAVVRVSGTGDLVASLPVLIGFHPRDSLLLVSFGGANGRRVGLTVRVDLPRPDDVGHVCADAVGALATDNPSGAAVVVVQAGVAGSPGPYRSDVAAAVQTMLVEAGIEPQVLVWAAGTGHGDRWACFDLPGQRCGCTGVLPDPAATSAAAAAVRRGSVVLPDRAALADVLAADGETALRRRAGLRAAELDRAGTRAAAGGDPGPDRTAEHLALLAHCIDEAARCRLVVDDRTVLGFCAAFDVPAVRDAAVRLCLGPDAPHAEQLWAALSRSMPAPECAEPAALFAVCALLRGDGALAAIAVERALEAFGAHRLARIVDLMLRQVTGPGPLRRLLEQAYGAPPR
- a CDS encoding bifunctional GNAT family N-acetyltransferase/acetate--CoA ligase family protein codes for the protein MPPLGKLALDGTRPEKTPESYPRHWEADVVASDGGIVHLRPITADDAEDLLVFHSKLSDRTRYLRYFGPYPRISERDLKRFTEVDHRKRVAFLALLGGEIVAVGRYEGLGKPDEPVVSAEVAFVVRDDHQARGLGSILLEHLAAAARENGLSRFEAEVLVENHAMVRVFREAGYGVTRAFAEGVLHLEFDIDPTERSIAVRDSREQAAEARSVANLLHPGSVAVIGASADESKIGHAVLTNLLSTGFTGPVYPVNPDARSVRGVRAYPSVIDIPDEVDLAVVAVPAAGIDDVMDSCLAKGVKVLVVISSGFADAGGGGTVAERRLVTEARSHGMRVVGPNALGVANPSPAVRLNATLAPKLPGHGRTGFFCQSGALGTAILASARSRGLGLSSFVSAGNRADVSGNDLLQYWQTDPDTDVVLLYLETFGNPRKFARVARRLARTKPVVAVKSGRHTAPVPSLAAISPPIDEASVEALFEQSGVIRVETLPQLFDTALLLAYQPLPAGRRVAVVGNSTALNLLVTDGLLDEGLELAGDPVDVGTAASPEQFAAGVEGALRGPDAPDALIAVFVPPVAMPGADYAHALRDVADGAGIPVSAVFLAVEGIPHELSVPGPDGSPGRGSVPSYASPERAAAALGRVTRYAEWRETPVGEFVVPEGIDTARARTLVTSLGGEREHTLTDDEAVELLGCYGIDVTAFRTVHGADAAVEAAGELGFPVVLKAVGQRWRHRSDFVGVRLDLGSAEAVRTAHAELALLTGSDEVYVQAMAPKGTSCMLEVVDDPSFGSLLSFGLSGLATELLDDHAYRVLPVSTDDAARLVRAPRAAPLLTGYRGTEPVRMDALEDLVLRVGQLTEDIPQVRSLALDPILASPQGAFVTGARLTLGPPPSRDDAGPRRLR
- a CDS encoding sulfurtransferase — translated: MLDVRWRLMGPPAGPDHAAARIPGAVFVDLGAQLASPAATTGGPGGGGRHPLPDPAALQEVLRRAGVGDDSAVVAYDDADGSAAARAWWLLRWSGLRADRVRVLDGGFAAWTAEGLPLAGEAVAEADRAPEPAVVPGDVVVRPGAMPVLDADGAAALARRGVLLDARAGARYRGETEPVDPRAGHIPGARNVPFAGNVGADGRWLSPSDLADRFRSAGVTDPTAVGVYCGSGVTASSLVLALEEAGVTSPDAPAALYPGSWSEWSSDPARPAATGPEPDGPTSAGNAP
- a CDS encoding acetoin utilization protein AcuC, whose protein sequence is MNPRTSVVWTPEFLTYQLSDDHPLNPVRLDLTMELSRQLGVLDDVDLIAPEPATEAELTRVHTPGYQTAVRSAPEAPFGVGHGLGTADNPIFFGMHEAANLIAGGSVRAAREIHEGRADRAVNLAGGLHHAMPDRAAGFCVYNDCSVAIAWLLEQGYERIAYVDVDVHHGDGVQASFYDDPRVMTISLHQHPLTLWPGTGWAGEIGRGDGEGYAVNLAIPPGTGDAGWLRAFHGVVPSLLEKFQPQVLVTECGADTHSEDPLANMELSVDGHRAIYHSLRDLAERTAAGKWLVLGGGGYALFRVVPRSWTHLLAVVLDRDIDPDRPLPADWIARAATHTRAPLPVAMTDNADPAFTPWGGDGADRVDPTILETRRAVFPLHGLDPDDPRD
- the galE gene encoding UDP-glucose 4-epimerase GalE produces the protein MKLLVTGGAGYVGSVCAAHLVETGHEVVVLDDLSTGHRDAVPPGARFVEGELGAAAGDVLAEGFDGVLHFAARSLVGESVQRPELYWHGNVVASFRLLEAIRAHSTPRLVFSSTAATYGEPEQVPIPETAPTRPTNPYGASKLAIDHMISSYTAAHALAATSLRYFNVAGAHEAFGERHAVETHLIPLVLQVALGTRESISVFGDDWPTPDGTCVRDYIHVDDLADAHLLALQYAVAGEHSIYNLGSGQGFSVREVIEACRAVTGHPIPAVTAPRRAGDPAVLVAAGDRAAERLGWKPSRTDLERIVGDAWAFAHKRA
- a CDS encoding fumarate hydratase; this encodes MPEFHHTDVLPLGADETEYRELDLPAGETFSAGGRTFLEVPPATVTGLVRAAVTDIQHLLRPSHLAQLRSIIDDPEASGNDRFVATDLLRNACVSAGGVLPMCQDTGTAIVVGKRTETVLTGGDDEASVSRGIFEAYQELNLRYSQMAPTTFWDEKNTGTNLPAQVELYTKPGRDPYYEFLVLAKGGGSANKTFLYQETKALLNPKRLAAFLDEKLRSLGTAACPPYHLAVVVGGMSAEYNLKVAKLASARYLDGLPTEGSPLGHAIRDPDLEQQVLELTRNFGIGAQFGGKYFCHDVRVIRLPRHGASLPVGIAVSCSADRQAKAKITPAGVFLEQLERDPARYLPDTENEQLSDDVVRVDLNRPMDEIRAQLSSLPVKTRLSLTGPLVVARDIAHAKIAERLDAGEEMPQYLRDHAVYYAGPAKTPEGYASGSFGPTTAGRMDSYVKQFQEAGGSLVMLAKGNRSKQVVDSCAANGGFYLGSIGGPAARLAQDCIRKVDVLEYPELGMEAVWKIEVEDFPAFVVMDDKGNDFFADTSAPTLQVSFRT